The following coding sequences are from one Microbulbifer sp. TB1203 window:
- a CDS encoding chemotaxis protein CheW — protein sequence MSGIKALPVDIPQEVSSLLLPLADGQLLVPVDTLSEVIAIQTPVAAYDAPDWYLGELNWREQRLPLMSFEMMRGQSLPAMHGSCRIAILCSGNPGGRLPFFALVLQGTPRLVRVTPDELAGRERDCSQGELMHVALSGEEAVIPDLGALEHACLAYRDGR from the coding sequence ATGAGTGGAATTAAAGCGCTGCCGGTGGATATCCCCCAGGAGGTGAGCAGCCTGCTGCTGCCACTGGCGGACGGCCAGCTGCTGGTACCTGTGGACACCCTGTCGGAGGTGATCGCAATACAGACCCCGGTGGCGGCCTACGACGCCCCGGATTGGTACCTCGGGGAACTCAACTGGCGCGAGCAGCGCCTGCCACTGATGTCCTTTGAAATGATGCGCGGGCAGTCCTTGCCGGCTATGCACGGAAGCTGCCGTATCGCGATCCTCTGCAGTGGTAATCCCGGCGGGCGGTTGCCTTTTTTTGCCCTGGTACTGCAGGGCACGCCCCGGCTGGTACGGGTGACCCCGGACGAGCTCGCGGGGCGGGAGCGGGACTGCAGCCAGGGGGAATTGATGCATGTGGCGCTGTCCGGCGAGGAGGCAGTGATTCCGGACCTGGGTGCGCTGGAGCACGCCTGCCTGGCGTATCGCGACGGCCGCTGA